The following coding sequences lie in one Leucobacter allii genomic window:
- a CDS encoding HAD family hydrolase — translation MSASPTPRRPAAVLWDLDGTVIDSEPIWLEVELAMLGRYGIELTEELRAQLVGSGLRAAAERFRALGVPLSVDEIIAEWAAGVAAGMSRSAPLWRPGAVELLQSLAEAGIPSALVTMSVRAIADAVVALLPSGLFSAVVAGDEVEFEKPHPDPYLRGAALLGVDIVDCIAIEDSPTGLRAAAASGAVAIGVPNLVDLDGVAAHAHWTTLAGVDATALARSFAELRGVPPTPGAGTGALVPTGEQR, via the coding sequence ATGAGCGCATCCCCGACCCCCCGACGCCCCGCGGCCGTGCTGTGGGATCTGGACGGCACCGTCATCGACTCCGAGCCGATCTGGCTCGAGGTTGAGCTCGCGATGCTCGGCCGGTACGGCATCGAGCTCACCGAGGAGCTGCGCGCGCAGCTCGTCGGCTCCGGACTCCGAGCCGCGGCCGAGCGCTTCCGAGCCCTCGGCGTGCCCCTCTCGGTCGACGAGATCATCGCCGAGTGGGCGGCCGGCGTCGCCGCGGGCATGAGCCGGAGCGCGCCCCTGTGGCGGCCCGGGGCCGTCGAGCTGCTGCAGTCGCTCGCCGAGGCGGGGATCCCGAGCGCACTCGTGACGATGTCGGTGCGGGCGATCGCCGACGCCGTCGTCGCGCTGCTGCCGAGCGGACTCTTCTCCGCCGTCGTCGCCGGCGACGAGGTGGAGTTCGAGAAGCCGCACCCCGACCCGTATCTGCGCGGTGCGGCGCTGCTCGGCGTCGACATCGTCGACTGCATCGCGATCGAGGATTCGCCGACCGGCCTGCGCGCCGCCGCCGCTTCGGGCGCCGTCGCCATCGGCGTGCCGAACCTCGTCGATCTCGACGGCGTCGCCGCGCACGCGCACTGGACCACCCTCGCGGGCGTCGATGCGACGGCCCTCGCCCGGAGCTTCGCCGAGTTGCGCGGCGTCCCCCCGACCCCGGGCGCCGGCACGGGCGCCCTCGTCCCGACAGGAGAGCAGCGATGA
- a CDS encoding tRNA (adenine-N1)-methyltransferase, with protein MTDPETTPGTPATRGPFATGDRVQLTGPKGRINTITLVAGGEFHSHRGMIRHEELIGLPDGSVVANSSGEEYLALRPLLSDFVMSMPRGAAIVYPKDAAQILSLADIFPGARVVEAGVGSGALSLHLLRGIGPDGELHSFERREEFAEVARGNVAAFAGEAPANWTVTVGDLQETLPGRCAPGSVDRVVLDMLAPWECVDAVAEALAPGGVLICYVATVTQLSRTVEEIRRSGGFTHPQANETLVRGWHVEGLAVRPDHRMVAHTGFLVTARRLAPGAVLPSLKRRASKSEFTDEDLANWLPDLGSDAGGEVWTPEVVGERGKSDKVLRKKVREAQRFARERGAAPESD; from the coding sequence ATGACCGACCCCGAGACGACGCCGGGAACGCCCGCGACGCGCGGCCCGTTCGCGACCGGCGACCGGGTGCAGCTGACGGGCCCGAAGGGACGCATCAACACGATCACGCTCGTCGCGGGCGGGGAGTTCCACAGCCACCGCGGCATGATCCGGCACGAGGAGCTCATCGGTCTCCCCGACGGCTCCGTCGTCGCGAACAGCAGCGGTGAGGAGTACCTCGCGCTGCGTCCGCTGCTGTCAGATTTCGTCATGTCCATGCCGCGCGGGGCCGCGATCGTCTACCCGAAGGACGCGGCGCAGATCCTGTCGCTCGCCGACATCTTCCCCGGCGCGCGGGTCGTGGAGGCGGGCGTCGGCTCCGGTGCGCTCTCCCTGCACCTGCTGCGCGGGATCGGGCCGGACGGCGAACTCCACTCCTTCGAACGGCGCGAGGAGTTCGCCGAGGTGGCCAGAGGGAACGTCGCGGCCTTCGCGGGGGAGGCGCCGGCGAATTGGACGGTCACGGTCGGGGATCTGCAGGAGACGCTCCCCGGCCGCTGCGCGCCCGGCAGCGTGGACCGGGTGGTGCTCGACATGCTCGCGCCCTGGGAATGCGTCGACGCGGTCGCCGAGGCGCTGGCGCCGGGCGGCGTGCTCATCTGCTATGTCGCGACCGTGACCCAGCTCTCGCGCACCGTCGAGGAGATCCGGCGCAGCGGCGGCTTCACCCATCCCCAGGCGAACGAGACTCTCGTGCGCGGCTGGCACGTCGAGGGCCTCGCCGTCCGGCCCGACCATCGCATGGTCGCGCACACGGGATTCCTCGTCACCGCGCGTCGGCTCGCTCCGGGCGCCGTGCTGCCGAGTCTCAAGCGCCGCGCCTCGAAGAGCGAGTTCACGGACGAGGACCTCGCGAACTGGCTGCCGGATCTCGGCTCCGACGCCGGCGGCGAGGTCTGGACGCCCGAGGTCGTGGGGGAGCGGGGGAAGAGCGACAAGGTGCTGCGCAAGAAGGTGCGCGAGGCGCAGCGCTTCGCGCGCGAGCGCGGAGCGGCCCCCGAATCCGACTGA
- a CDS encoding peptidylprolyl isomerase yields the protein MLRRLVPATAAAGLLLAGLTGCSAQLASAADCSPALQPGVLSDGVTVLGGFGEVPEVSIPEDVSIDATQRTIVAGADAAEEASEDDARVAVDQSLVGVNMAFFDSSTSEQVYESPGFGDAAASPELLLLDDETANPLSEAVRCTVPGDRVVLAFGPDDSAAFGAQLGTTGDAAIVGVLDVVSTAALAADGPVRGLPNGYPAVVTNDEGRPGMVLPPSEAPTATSSAVRIAGDGEKVAADDGVVAQVLQVSWDGSVKLNTWDTGLTALGTEDQIAQSGYTFRSELTGKQIGSQVVVVEALDGGDAQVVVVDIVGVS from the coding sequence ATGCTTCGTCGACTCGTTCCCGCTACCGCTGCCGCCGGGCTGCTCCTCGCCGGGCTCACCGGGTGCAGCGCGCAGCTCGCCTCCGCGGCCGATTGCAGCCCTGCGCTGCAGCCCGGCGTGCTGAGCGACGGCGTCACCGTGCTCGGCGGCTTCGGCGAGGTGCCTGAGGTCTCCATCCCCGAGGACGTCTCGATCGACGCGACCCAGCGCACGATCGTCGCCGGGGCGGACGCGGCCGAGGAGGCGTCGGAGGACGACGCCCGGGTCGCCGTCGACCAGAGCCTCGTCGGCGTCAACATGGCGTTCTTCGATTCGTCCACGAGCGAGCAGGTCTACGAGAGCCCGGGCTTCGGCGACGCCGCGGCATCGCCCGAACTGCTCCTGCTCGACGACGAGACCGCGAACCCGCTGAGCGAGGCCGTGCGCTGCACGGTGCCGGGGGATCGGGTCGTCCTGGCCTTCGGCCCCGATGACAGCGCCGCCTTCGGCGCGCAGCTCGGGACGACGGGCGATGCCGCCATCGTCGGCGTCCTCGACGTGGTGTCCACGGCGGCCCTCGCCGCCGACGGCCCGGTGCGCGGGCTGCCGAACGGCTACCCCGCGGTCGTCACGAACGACGAGGGGCGGCCGGGCATGGTGCTGCCCCCGAGCGAGGCGCCGACCGCCACGAGCTCGGCGGTGCGGATCGCGGGCGACGGCGAGAAGGTCGCCGCGGACGACGGCGTCGTCGCGCAGGTGCTGCAGGTGTCCTGGGACGGGTCGGTGAAGCTCAACACCTGGGACACCGGGCTCACCGCGCTCGGCACCGAGGATCAGATCGCGCAGTCCGGCTACACCTTCCGCAGCGAACTCACGGGCAAGCAGATCGGATCCCAGGTGGTCGTGGTCGAGGCGCTCGACGGCGGGGACGCGCAGGTCGTCGTCGTCGACATCGTCGGCGTCAGCTGA
- a CDS encoding helix-turn-helix transcriptional regulator, whose protein sequence is MAERSAVPGEQRVFSLVLALIVSPQGLTKRALLSSVYGYADRFRPGEANVALERQFERDKEQLRALGIQIETIDSPQEPGNNQLTRYRISKDRLQFPPELRFSARELVLLRLAALAWSEGSMSAQSRRAAMKLQALGAGFDLQHLGVAPSLGTAEPSAAPLQEAIDAGRAVRFDYTLPDRDAPLARRVAPLRLHRADGRWHLISWDLERDAARVFLLGRISGAVRAERTAFPPALRDEADGIVAELLRLREEQRAVVHVRRGSVAEARLAPRAEPGEPMPGDRAALSLGVLDQHLFAEELIGYGPDAAVVSPPRLRELVVSGLRRIAAAHAARQEDDHA, encoded by the coding sequence ATGGCGGAGCGCTCCGCGGTGCCGGGGGAGCAGCGGGTCTTCAGCCTCGTGCTCGCGCTCATCGTGAGCCCGCAGGGCCTCACGAAGCGGGCGCTGCTCTCCTCCGTCTACGGCTACGCGGACCGCTTCCGCCCGGGCGAGGCGAACGTCGCGCTCGAGCGCCAGTTCGAGCGCGACAAGGAGCAGCTGCGCGCGCTCGGGATCCAGATCGAGACCATCGACTCGCCGCAGGAACCGGGCAACAACCAGCTCACCCGCTACCGCATCTCGAAGGATCGGCTGCAGTTCCCTCCGGAGCTGCGCTTCTCGGCGCGCGAGCTCGTGCTGCTGCGGCTCGCGGCCCTGGCCTGGAGCGAGGGCAGCATGAGCGCCCAGTCGCGCCGGGCGGCGATGAAGCTCCAGGCCCTCGGCGCCGGCTTCGACCTGCAGCATCTCGGCGTCGCGCCGAGCCTCGGCACCGCGGAGCCGTCCGCGGCGCCGCTCCAGGAGGCGATCGACGCGGGGCGCGCGGTGCGATTCGACTACACGCTGCCCGACCGCGACGCGCCGCTCGCGCGCCGGGTGGCCCCGCTGCGGCTGCACCGCGCCGACGGCCGCTGGCACCTGATCTCGTGGGACCTCGAGCGCGACGCGGCGCGCGTGTTCCTGCTCGGACGGATCTCCGGCGCGGTGCGCGCGGAGCGGACCGCCTTCCCGCCCGCCCTCCGCGACGAGGCGGACGGCATCGTCGCGGAGCTGCTGCGCCTGCGCGAGGAGCAGCGCGCCGTCGTCCACGTGCGTCGGGGGAGCGTCGCGGAAGCCCGGCTGGCGCCGCGCGCCGAGCCGGGCGAGCCGATGCCGGGGGACCGGGCGGCGCTCAGCCTGGGCGTGCTCGATCAGCACCTGTTCGCGGAGGAGCTCATCGGCTACGGGCCGGACGCCGCCGTCGTCTCGCCGCCCCGGCTCCGGGAGCTCGTCGTATCCGGCTTGCGACGGATCGCCGCGGCGCACGCGGCTCGGCAGGAGGACGATCATGCCTGA
- a CDS encoding helix-turn-helix transcriptional regulator has protein sequence MPDGQLLAQDRVLLLLALVPYLREHGPTPVTELAAAFGVREGLVRDLVRFLGTAGVPGETLSYQDEDLFDIDWDALEQEDVVSLTRIVAVDDAPRFAPAETAALLAGLHALIPVLPEADAEAARGAATKLSYALDAAGHAAPTVTADPGDPQLPLVVQAIEEGAGLAFAYRDAAGARSSRTADPISLTQAADVWYLRAHCRDRGAERTFRIDQMDGVRIVPGEPRPEAASAPPEPAGAVPLVARVAPSALARLRGFSPEVLAEEPDGRLRVAIEVWHPGAVSRLVRILPGEIEILAPESARDTVRDWAERTLAAYDD, from the coding sequence ATGCCTGACGGACAGCTGCTCGCGCAGGATCGTGTCCTGCTCCTCCTCGCGCTCGTGCCGTATCTGCGGGAGCACGGACCGACGCCGGTGACCGAGCTCGCGGCGGCCTTCGGGGTGCGGGAGGGGCTCGTGCGCGATCTCGTCCGGTTCCTCGGCACCGCCGGCGTGCCGGGGGAGACGCTGAGCTACCAGGACGAGGATCTCTTCGACATCGACTGGGACGCCCTCGAGCAGGAGGACGTCGTGAGCCTGACCCGCATCGTCGCCGTCGACGACGCCCCGCGCTTCGCCCCGGCCGAGACGGCGGCGCTCCTCGCGGGGCTGCACGCCCTGATCCCGGTGCTCCCCGAAGCCGACGCCGAGGCGGCGCGCGGGGCGGCGACGAAGCTGTCGTACGCACTCGACGCGGCCGGGCACGCCGCGCCGACCGTCACCGCCGACCCCGGCGACCCGCAGCTGCCGCTCGTCGTGCAGGCGATCGAGGAGGGGGCGGGGCTCGCATTCGCGTACCGCGACGCCGCCGGCGCGCGGAGCTCCCGCACGGCCGACCCGATCTCGCTCACGCAGGCGGCGGACGTCTGGTACCTGCGGGCCCACTGCCGGGACCGCGGGGCCGAGCGGACTTTCCGCATCGATCAGATGGACGGCGTGCGGATCGTCCCGGGCGAACCCCGACCCGAGGCCGCGTCGGCCCCGCCGGAGCCCGCGGGCGCCGTGCCTCTCGTCGCCCGGGTCGCACCCTCCGCGCTCGCGCGCCTGCGCGGCTTCTCGCCCGAGGTCCTGGCCGAGGAGCCCGACGGACGGTTGCGGGTCGCGATCGAGGTGTGGCATCCGGGCGCGGTGAGCCGGCTCGTGCGGATCCTGCCTGGGGAGATCGAGATCCTCGCGCCGGAATCGGCGCGGGACACCGTCAGGGACTGGGCCGAGCGCACGCTCGCCGCCTACGACGACTGA
- the tatC gene encoding twin-arginine translocase subunit TatC, with translation MAERARRPRNPEGRMSLGEHLVELRKRLMISAAAIVVALVAGWLLSDWVWEMLRRPVLDLAELGRDAQISYADISSGFDTKVQISLFIAVIIASPVWLYQIWAFLAPGLTRREKFMGVGFLAVAVPLFLGGAVAGWFVLPNIVRLMASFQPTEDTFNLNARSYLDFAIKLLLAVGVGFVMPVLLVMLNFVGVLRGMSILKSWRVAILIIVLFAAITTPAADLMSMFLLAAPIVVLYFGAAGIAILHDRRADKRRAAELAEYGIDDAPTGGGDRVQGAQ, from the coding sequence ATGGCAGAACGTGCGCGGAGGCCGCGCAATCCCGAGGGGCGGATGAGTCTCGGTGAGCACCTCGTCGAGCTCCGCAAGCGCCTGATGATCTCGGCGGCCGCCATCGTCGTGGCGCTCGTCGCGGGCTGGCTGCTCTCCGACTGGGTCTGGGAGATGCTGCGCCGCCCCGTCCTGGACCTCGCGGAGCTGGGCCGCGACGCCCAGATCTCCTACGCCGACATCTCGAGCGGCTTCGACACCAAGGTGCAGATCTCGCTGTTCATCGCGGTCATCATCGCCTCGCCGGTGTGGCTGTACCAGATCTGGGCGTTCCTGGCCCCCGGCCTCACCCGCCGGGAGAAGTTCATGGGCGTCGGCTTCCTGGCGGTCGCCGTGCCGCTCTTCCTCGGCGGGGCGGTGGCCGGCTGGTTCGTGCTGCCGAACATCGTGCGGCTCATGGCGAGCTTCCAGCCGACCGAGGACACCTTCAACCTCAACGCCCGCAGCTACCTCGACTTCGCCATCAAGCTGCTGCTCGCGGTCGGCGTGGGCTTCGTCATGCCCGTGCTCCTCGTGATGCTCAACTTCGTGGGCGTGCTGCGCGGCATGTCGATCCTGAAGAGTTGGCGCGTCGCGATCCTCATCATCGTGCTCTTCGCCGCCATCACGACCCCTGCCGCCGATCTCATGAGCATGTTCCTGCTGGCTGCGCCGATCGTCGTGCTGTACTTCGGTGCCGCGGGCATCGCGATCCTGCACGATCGCCGCGCCGACAAGCGCCGCGCGGCCGAGCTCGCCGAGTACGGCATCGACGACGCGCCGACGGGCGGCGGCGACCGCGTGCAGGGCGCGCAGTGA